One part of the Theropithecus gelada isolate Dixy chromosome 5, Tgel_1.0, whole genome shotgun sequence genome encodes these proteins:
- the PAQR3 gene encoding progestin and adipoQ receptor family member 3 isoform X2: MLCSVGYHLFSCHRSEKTCRRWMALDYAGISIGILGCYVSGVFYAFYCNNYWRQVYLITVLAMILAVFFAQIHPNYLTQQWQRLRSIIFCSVSGYGVIPTLHWVWLNGGIGAPIVQDFAPRVIVMYMIALLAFLFYISKVPERYFPGQLNYLGSSHQIWHILAVVMLYWWHQSTVYVMQYRHSKPCPDYVSHL; this comes from the exons ATGCTCTGCTCTGTGGGCTATCATCTTTTTTCCTGCCATCGGTCAGAAAAAACATGTCGAAGATGGATGGCATTAGATTATGCAGGAATTTCTATTGGAATACTGGGCTGCTATGTCTCAGGAGTATTTTACGCATTTTATTGTAATAAC TACTGGCGTCAGGTATACTTGATCACAGTGCTTGCTATGATCCTGGCAGTGTTCTTTGCGCAGATTCATCCCAATTACCTCACGCAGCAATGGCAAAGGCTCCGTTCTATCATCTTTTGTTCTGTTTCGGGATATGGAGTGATTCCTACTCTTCACTGGGTTTGGCTCAATGGAGGAATTGGTGCTCCTATTGTACAG GATTTTGCACCCCGTGTAATTGTGATGTATATGATTGCTCTTCTTGCTTTCCTATTCTACATTTCCAAAGTCCCAGAGCGGTACTTTCCAG GACAACTAAACTACCTCGGATCAAGCCACCAAATATGGCATATCCTTGCAGTAGTGATGTTATATTGGTGGCATCAGTCAACAGTGTATGTCATGCAGTACAGACATAGCAAGCCTTGTCCTGACTATGTTTCACATTTGTGA